A section of the Streptomyces xinghaiensis S187 genome encodes:
- the gatB gene encoding Asp-tRNA(Asn)/Glu-tRNA(Gln) amidotransferase subunit GatB: MTVTELVSYEDALASYDPVMGLEVHVELGTATKMFCGCSTALGAEPNTQTCPTCLGLPGSLPVVNATGVESAIRIGLALHCEIAPWCRFARKNYFYPDMPKNFQTSQYDEPIAFNGYLDVELEDGEVFRVEIERAHMEEDTGKSLHVGGATGRIHGAVHSLLDYNRAGIPLIEIVTKPIEGAGARAPEVAKAYVAELRELIRALGVSEARMEMGQMRCDVNLSLRPHGTGTFGTRSETKNVNSLRSVERAARFEIQRHAAVLSTGGTIVQETRHFHEDDGSTTPGRVKEEAEDYRYFPEPDLVPIAPAKEWIEELRAGLPELPRLRRQRLKAEWGLNDHEMRSVLNAGAIGPILATIEAGAPADQARKWWMGELARRANEDGVELTALPITPEQVARVSALVAEGSLNDKLARQVIEGVLAGEGDPDTVVEKRGLKVVSDEGALGAAVDEAIAGNAAIADKIRGGKVAAAGALVGAVMKATRGQADAARVRELILERLAPQD, from the coding sequence GTGACCGTCACTGAACTGGTGTCGTACGAGGACGCCCTCGCGTCCTACGACCCCGTCATGGGCCTGGAGGTCCATGTCGAGCTCGGCACCGCCACCAAGATGTTCTGCGGGTGCTCCACCGCCCTGGGCGCCGAGCCCAACACGCAGACATGCCCGACCTGCCTCGGCCTGCCCGGCTCGCTGCCCGTCGTCAACGCGACCGGCGTCGAGTCGGCCATCCGGATCGGCCTCGCGCTCCACTGCGAGATCGCCCCCTGGTGCCGCTTCGCCCGGAAGAACTACTTCTATCCGGACATGCCGAAGAACTTCCAGACCTCTCAGTACGACGAGCCGATCGCCTTCAACGGCTACCTGGACGTCGAACTGGAGGACGGGGAGGTCTTCCGGGTGGAGATCGAGCGCGCCCACATGGAGGAGGACACCGGCAAGTCCCTTCACGTCGGCGGCGCGACCGGCCGCATCCACGGCGCCGTCCACTCCCTGCTCGACTACAACCGGGCCGGCATCCCGCTGATCGAGATCGTCACCAAGCCGATCGAGGGCGCCGGCGCGCGGGCCCCCGAGGTCGCCAAGGCGTACGTCGCCGAGCTGCGCGAGCTGATCCGGGCCCTCGGCGTCTCCGAGGCCCGGATGGAGATGGGCCAGATGCGCTGCGACGTCAACCTGTCGCTGCGCCCGCACGGCACCGGGACCTTCGGCACCCGCTCCGAGACGAAGAACGTCAACTCGCTGCGCAGCGTCGAGCGGGCCGCACGCTTCGAGATCCAGCGGCACGCCGCGGTGCTCTCCACCGGCGGCACGATCGTCCAGGAGACCCGCCACTTCCACGAGGACGACGGCTCCACGACCCCCGGCCGGGTCAAGGAGGAGGCGGAGGACTACCGCTACTTCCCCGAGCCCGACCTGGTGCCGATCGCCCCGGCGAAGGAGTGGATCGAGGAGCTGCGGGCCGGCCTGCCCGAGCTGCCGCGGCTGCGGCGGCAGCGGCTCAAGGCGGAGTGGGGCCTGAACGACCACGAGATGCGGTCGGTGCTCAACGCCGGCGCGATCGGGCCGATCCTCGCCACGATCGAGGCGGGCGCCCCGGCCGACCAGGCCCGCAAGTGGTGGATGGGCGAGCTGGCGCGCCGGGCCAACGAGGACGGCGTCGAGCTGACGGCGCTGCCGATCACCCCGGAGCAGGTCGCCCGGGTCTCGGCGCTCGTCGCGGAGGGCTCGCTCAACGACAAGCTGGCCCGCCAGGTCATCGAGGGCGTGCTGGCCGGTGAGGGCGACCCGGACACGGTCGTCGAGAAGCGCGGCCTGAAGGTCGTCTCGGACGAGGGCGCGCTCGGCGCGGCGGTCGACGAGGCCATCGCGGGCAACGCGGCCATCGCTGACAAGATCCGCGGCGGCAAGGTCGCGGCGGCGGGCGCGCTGGTCGGCGCGGTCATGAAGGCCACCCGGGGCCAGGCGGACGCGGCGCGGGTCCGCGAGCTGATCCTGGAGCGGCTGGCTCCGCAGGACTGA
- the gatA gene encoding Asp-tRNA(Asn)/Glu-tRNA(Gln) amidotransferase subunit GatA yields the protein MTDPTRLTAAQTAAAIASGTLTAVEVAEAHLARIEAVDEKVNAFLHVDREGALARARAVDEKRERGEKLGPLAGVPLALKDIFTTEGVPTTVGSRILEGWLPPYDATLVQRLRDADIVVLGKANMDEFAMGSSTENSAYGPTGNPWDLTRIPGGSGGGSAAALAAYEAPLAIGTDTGGSIRQPAAMTGTVGVKPTYGAVSRYGMVAFSSSLDQGGPCARTVLDAALLHEAIAGHDPLDSTSIDRPVPPVVEAARSADVKGLRVGVVKEFAGEGYQAGVMQRFTESVELLRELGAEVTEISCPSFDKALAAYYLIAPSECSSNLARFDAMRYGLRVGDDGTRSAEEVTALTREAGFGAEVKRRIMLGTYALSSGYYDAYYGSAQKVRTLITRDFEKAFEQVDVLVSPTSPTTAFPIGERADDPMAMYLADLCTIPTNLAGNAAMSLPCGLAPEDGLPVGLQIIAPAMADDRLYRVGAAVEAALTARWGHPLLEEAPAL from the coding sequence ATGACCGACCCGACCAGGCTGACCGCGGCACAGACCGCGGCCGCCATCGCTTCCGGCACCCTCACCGCCGTCGAGGTGGCCGAGGCCCATCTGGCCCGGATCGAGGCCGTCGACGAGAAGGTGAACGCCTTCCTCCACGTCGACCGCGAGGGCGCGCTGGCCCGGGCCCGCGCCGTCGACGAGAAGCGCGAGCGCGGCGAGAAGCTCGGCCCGCTGGCCGGCGTCCCGCTGGCGCTCAAGGACATCTTCACCACCGAGGGCGTCCCCACCACCGTCGGCTCCAGGATCCTGGAGGGCTGGCTGCCGCCGTACGACGCGACGCTGGTACAGCGCCTGCGGGACGCGGACATCGTCGTCCTCGGCAAGGCCAACATGGACGAGTTCGCGATGGGCTCCTCCACCGAGAACAGCGCCTACGGCCCCACCGGCAACCCCTGGGACCTCACCCGGATCCCCGGCGGCTCCGGCGGCGGCTCCGCGGCTGCGCTCGCCGCGTACGAGGCCCCGCTGGCCATCGGCACGGACACCGGCGGCTCCATCCGCCAGCCCGCCGCCATGACCGGCACCGTCGGCGTCAAGCCGACCTACGGTGCCGTCTCCCGCTACGGCATGGTGGCCTTCTCCTCCTCCCTCGACCAGGGCGGCCCCTGCGCCCGCACGGTCCTGGACGCGGCCCTGCTGCACGAGGCGATCGCCGGGCACGACCCGCTCGACTCGACGTCCATCGACCGGCCGGTCCCGCCGGTGGTCGAGGCCGCCCGCAGCGCCGATGTGAAGGGCCTGCGGGTCGGCGTCGTCAAGGAGTTCGCCGGCGAGGGCTACCAGGCCGGCGTGATGCAGCGCTTCACGGAGTCCGTGGAGCTGCTGCGCGAGCTGGGCGCCGAGGTCACCGAGATCTCCTGCCCCTCCTTCGACAAGGCGCTCGCCGCGTACTACCTGATCGCCCCCTCGGAGTGCTCGTCGAACCTGGCCCGCTTCGATGCCATGCGCTACGGCCTGCGCGTCGGCGACGACGGCACCCGCTCCGCCGAGGAGGTCACCGCCCTCACCCGTGAGGCGGGCTTCGGCGCCGAGGTGAAGCGCCGCATCATGCTCGGCACCTACGCGCTCAGCTCCGGCTACTACGACGCGTACTACGGCTCCGCGCAGAAGGTCCGCACCCTCATCACGCGGGACTTCGAGAAGGCGTTCGAGCAGGTCGACGTGCTGGTCTCGCCGACCTCCCCGACCACCGCCTTCCCGATCGGCGAACGGGCGGACGATCCGATGGCCATGTACCTCGCCGACCTGTGCACCATCCCGACGAACCTGGCCGGCAACGCCGCCATGTCCCTGCCCTGCGGCCTGGCGCCGGAGGACGGGCTCCCGGTGGGCCTGCAGATCATCGCGCCCGCCATGGCCGACGACCGGCTCTACCGGGTCGGCGCCGCGGTCGAGGCCGCGCTCACCGCCCGCTGGGGGCACCCGCTGCTGGAGGAGGCACCCGCACTATGA
- the gatC gene encoding Asp-tRNA(Asn)/Glu-tRNA(Gln) amidotransferase subunit GatC — protein MPGITREEVAHLARLSRLELKDEELDHFAGQLDVIIGAVARVSDVADEDVPPTSHPLPLTNVMRADEVRPSLTPEQALSGAPAQEQQRFKVPQILGED, from the coding sequence ATGCCTGGCATCACGCGCGAGGAGGTCGCCCACCTCGCCCGGCTGTCACGTCTTGAGCTGAAGGACGAAGAACTCGACCACTTCGCCGGACAGCTCGACGTGATCATCGGCGCGGTCGCCCGCGTTTCCGATGTTGCCGACGAGGATGTACCGCCGACCTCGCACCCCCTGCCGCTGACGAACGTCATGCGCGCCGACGAGGTCCGCCCGTCACTCACCCCCGAGCAGGCGCTTTCCGGAGCCCCCGCGCAGGAGCAGCAGCGTTTCAAGGTGCCGCAGATCCTGGGGGAGGACTGA
- a CDS encoding EAL domain-containing protein, producing MKPTDSADSASGGRRATAPALLPTATVAVAACALAAGVCRVLLGGRALFPTGAAGWSLAVLTGIIVGHLVALGRDRWWGGTGSGAALTLAVLLLYGWVPAVLVSLAVVVLVSAARHQRWRQGLLHGSVDILGIGAAALVLAAFGVSPSVERPWEPSEWGVLVLPELVLAALSYLLVTRVLLWYCLAPRTHGLPSAARTALVRQALVGVALLGIAPLICVVAVEMPVLLPLFSVPLIALDSTLWIARARAEEQLRDPLTGLPNRQWLLERTWSALDDAERVGARAALVLIDLDRFRSVNDTLGHLAGDRLLLQIAERLKLALPPGAEAARLGGDEFAVLLPVADSTTSAQRTARRLVGELGSPLDLDGLTLVLEASAGVAVFPDHALDAEDLLRRADVAMYQAKRDRSGCEVYEAKRDGNTPDRLGLLGDLRRALDAGDVELHYQPKVGFDGRVRGLEALVRWVHPERGRVSPDEFIAIAESSGLMPHLTEYVLETALRQVAAWRAKGLMVPVAVNVSPRDVHTPGFAGSVAARLARHGVPPSALQLEITEHVLLEDPQRAADTLAGLTGHGVKMSLDDFGTGYSSLVHLRRLPVSELKIDRSFVARLAVDNEDAEIVRCTVDLAHSLGLLVVAEGVEDDETWERLRDLGCDAVQGWLVAAAMPPDETTAWLRLRGESGWQRGEPTVRPEPVRPELPVRPESSLRAEPPARREPARPEPRHDPSRPEPRHDPSRPEPARPEPHRTEPARPESLRPELAAASAPSPTPERTECPRPAQGLGRPAGRSVPPEGSDRPSEQRVT from the coding sequence ATGAAACCGACCGACAGCGCTGACTCGGCGTCAGGGGGACGCCGGGCCACCGCGCCCGCGCTGCTGCCGACGGCCACGGTCGCCGTGGCCGCGTGCGCGCTGGCCGCCGGCGTCTGCCGGGTGCTGCTGGGCGGGAGGGCACTGTTCCCCACCGGCGCCGCCGGCTGGTCCCTCGCGGTCCTCACCGGCATCATCGTGGGCCATCTCGTGGCGCTCGGCCGCGACCGCTGGTGGGGCGGCACCGGTTCCGGCGCCGCCCTCACCCTCGCCGTGCTGCTGCTCTACGGCTGGGTACCGGCCGTCCTGGTGAGCCTCGCCGTGGTCGTCCTGGTCAGCGCGGCCCGGCACCAGCGCTGGAGACAGGGGCTGCTCCACGGCTCCGTCGACATCCTCGGCATCGGAGCCGCCGCCCTGGTGCTCGCCGCCTTCGGCGTCTCCCCCTCGGTGGAACGGCCCTGGGAGCCCTCCGAGTGGGGCGTCCTCGTCCTGCCCGAACTCGTGCTGGCCGCCCTGAGCTACCTCCTGGTGACCCGCGTCCTCCTCTGGTACTGCCTGGCCCCCCGCACGCACGGCCTGCCCAGCGCCGCCCGGACGGCCCTCGTCCGGCAGGCGCTCGTCGGTGTCGCCCTGCTCGGCATCGCCCCGCTGATCTGCGTGGTCGCCGTCGAGATGCCCGTCCTCCTCCCGCTCTTCTCCGTTCCGCTGATCGCCCTCGACTCCACCCTGTGGATCGCCCGCGCCCGCGCCGAGGAGCAGCTGCGCGACCCGCTCACCGGCCTGCCCAACCGTCAATGGCTGCTGGAGCGCACCTGGTCCGCGCTGGACGACGCCGAGCGCGTCGGCGCCCGCGCCGCGCTGGTCCTGATCGACCTCGACCGCTTCCGCTCCGTCAACGACACCCTCGGCCACCTCGCGGGCGACCGGCTGCTGCTGCAGATCGCCGAGCGGCTCAAGCTCGCCCTGCCGCCCGGCGCCGAGGCCGCCCGTCTGGGCGGCGACGAGTTCGCCGTCCTGCTGCCCGTCGCCGACTCCACCACCAGCGCCCAGCGCACGGCCCGCCGGCTCGTCGGCGAACTCGGCTCGCCGCTCGACCTCGACGGGCTGACCCTCGTCCTGGAGGCCAGCGCCGGCGTCGCCGTCTTCCCCGACCACGCCCTGGACGCCGAGGACCTGCTGCGCCGCGCCGACGTGGCGATGTACCAGGCCAAGCGGGACCGCAGCGGGTGCGAGGTCTACGAGGCAAAACGTGACGGCAACACCCCCGACCGGCTGGGTCTCCTCGGCGATCTGCGCCGCGCCCTGGACGCCGGCGACGTCGAACTGCACTACCAGCCGAAGGTCGGCTTCGACGGCCGGGTGCGGGGGCTGGAGGCGCTGGTGCGCTGGGTGCACCCGGAGCGCGGCCGGGTCAGCCCCGACGAGTTCATCGCCATCGCCGAGTCCTCCGGCCTGATGCCCCATCTGACCGAGTACGTCCTGGAGACCGCCCTCCGCCAGGTCGCCGCCTGGCGCGCCAAGGGCCTCATGGTGCCGGTCGCCGTGAACGTCTCGCCGCGCGACGTGCACACCCCCGGCTTCGCCGGCTCGGTCGCCGCCCGGCTCGCCCGGCACGGCGTCCCCCCGTCCGCGCTCCAGCTGGAGATCACCGAGCACGTTCTGCTGGAGGACCCGCAGCGTGCCGCGGACACCCTCGCCGGGCTCACCGGGCACGGCGTCAAGATGTCCCTCGACGACTTCGGCACCGGCTACTCCTCGCTGGTGCACCTGCGCCGGCTGCCGGTCAGCGAGCTCAAGATCGACCGCTCCTTCGTGGCCCGGCTCGCCGTCGACAACGAGGACGCCGAGATCGTCCGCTGCACCGTCGACCTCGCCCACTCCCTCGGACTGCTCGTCGTCGCCGAGGGCGTGGAGGACGACGAGACCTGGGAGCGGCTGCGGGACCTCGGCTGCGACGCCGTGCAGGGCTGGCTGGTCGCCGCCGCGATGCCACCGGACGAGACCACGGCCTGGCTGCGGCTGCGGGGCGAGAGCGGCTGGCAGCGCGGCGAGCCCACCGTCCGCCCCGAGCCGGTCCGCCCGGAGCTGCCGGTGCGGCCCGAGTCCTCGCTCCGCGCGGAGCCGCCCGCCCGCAGGGAACCGGCCCGCCCGGAGCCGCGCCACGACCCCTCCCGCCCCGAGCCGCGCCACGACCCCTCACGCCCCGAACCGGCGCGCCCCGAGCCGCACCGTACGGAACCGGCCCGCCCGGAGTCCCTCCGTCCCGAACTGGCCGCGGCCTCCGCTCCCTCGCCCACCCCGGAACGGACCGAGTGCCCCCGCCCCGCGCAGGGCCTCGGCCGCCCGGCCGGCAGGAGCGTGCCGCCGGAGGGCTCCGACCGCCCCTCGGAACAACGGGTCACCTGA
- the ligA gene encoding NAD-dependent DNA ligase LigA, whose amino-acid sequence MAGEEQAVQAVAETGSTVPPEARERHQRLAEEVEEHRFRYYVKDAPVVSDAEFDRLLRSLEALEEEHPELRTPESPTQKVSGAYETEFTEVEHRERMLSLDNAFDDEELESWGDRIARELDGTDYHFLCELKIDGLAVNLTYEHGRLTRAATRGDGRTGEDITPNVRTIADVPERLSGENIPELVEIRGEVFFPMERFTELNTRLVEAGKPPFANPRNAAAGSLRQKDPKITATRPLHMVVHGIGAREGFSIDRLSQAYDLLSAWGLPTTPHARVVDSLAGVREFIAYYGENRHSVEHEIDGVVVKVDEVPLQGRLGSTSRAPRWAIAWKYAPEEVNTKLVDIRVGVGRTGRVTPYAVVEPVTVAGSEVEFATLHNQEVVKAKGVLIGDTVVLRKAGDVIPEILGPVTDLRDGSEREFVMPAECPDCGTPLRPMKEGDIDLRCPNARTCPAQLRERVFYLAGRKALDIENFGYVVATALTQPLEPAEPPLRDEGDLFDLTVEQLLPIKSHVLDPDTGLPKSDPKTGEPKVVTFFANQKGEPKKNTLAMLENIAAAKERPLARIITGLSIRHVGPVAAEALAREFRSLDRIAEADEEELAATEGVGPTIAASLKQWFAEDWHREIVEKWRAAGVRMAEESGRDEGPRPLEGLTVVVTGTLSSHTRDGAKEALQIRGAKVTGSVSKKTAFVVVGDNPGSKHDKAVQLKVPVLDEEGFAVLLEHGPDAARDVAQTSAE is encoded by the coding sequence GTGGCCGGTGAAGAGCAGGCGGTGCAGGCAGTCGCGGAGACGGGATCGACGGTGCCCCCGGAGGCCCGGGAGCGGCACCAGCGGCTGGCGGAGGAGGTCGAGGAGCACCGCTTCCGCTACTACGTGAAGGACGCCCCGGTCGTCAGCGACGCCGAGTTCGACCGGCTGCTGCGCTCCCTGGAGGCGCTGGAGGAGGAGCATCCGGAGCTGCGCACCCCCGAGTCGCCCACCCAGAAGGTGTCCGGGGCGTACGAGACGGAGTTCACCGAGGTCGAGCACCGCGAGCGGATGCTCAGCCTCGACAACGCCTTCGACGACGAGGAGCTGGAGTCCTGGGGCGACCGCATCGCGCGCGAGCTGGACGGCACGGACTACCACTTCCTCTGCGAGCTCAAGATCGACGGCCTCGCGGTCAATCTGACGTACGAGCACGGCCGGCTCACCCGGGCCGCCACCCGCGGCGACGGCCGCACGGGCGAGGACATCACGCCCAACGTCCGCACCATCGCGGACGTCCCCGAGCGGCTGAGCGGCGAGAACATCCCGGAGCTGGTGGAGATCCGCGGGGAGGTCTTCTTCCCGATGGAGCGGTTCACCGAGCTCAACACCCGGCTGGTGGAGGCCGGCAAGCCGCCGTTCGCCAACCCGCGGAACGCCGCCGCCGGCTCGCTCCGCCAGAAGGACCCCAAGATCACCGCGACGCGCCCGCTGCACATGGTGGTGCACGGCATCGGCGCCCGCGAGGGCTTCTCCATCGACCGGCTGTCGCAGGCGTACGACCTGCTGAGCGCCTGGGGCCTGCCCACCACCCCGCACGCCAGGGTGGTGGACTCCCTCGCCGGGGTCCGCGAGTTCATCGCGTACTACGGCGAGAACCGCCACTCCGTGGAGCACGAGATCGACGGCGTCGTCGTCAAGGTCGACGAGGTGCCCCTCCAGGGCCGGCTGGGCTCCACCTCGCGCGCCCCGCGCTGGGCCATCGCCTGGAAGTACGCGCCCGAGGAGGTGAACACCAAGCTGGTGGACATCCGGGTGGGCGTCGGCCGCACGGGGCGGGTCACGCCCTACGCCGTGGTCGAGCCGGTCACCGTCGCCGGCTCGGAGGTCGAGTTCGCCACCCTCCACAACCAGGAGGTGGTCAAGGCCAAGGGCGTGCTCATCGGGGACACGGTGGTGCTGCGCAAGGCCGGGGACGTCATCCCGGAGATCCTCGGCCCGGTGACGGACCTGCGGGACGGCAGCGAGCGGGAGTTCGTGATGCCCGCCGAGTGCCCCGACTGCGGCACGCCGCTGCGCCCCATGAAGGAGGGCGACATCGACCTCCGCTGCCCCAACGCCCGCACCTGCCCCGCGCAGCTCCGCGAGCGCGTGTTCTACCTGGCGGGCCGCAAGGCGCTGGACATCGAGAACTTCGGCTATGTGGTGGCCACCGCGCTCACCCAGCCGCTGGAGCCGGCCGAGCCGCCGCTGCGCGACGAGGGCGACCTCTTCGACCTGACGGTGGAGCAGCTGCTGCCCATCAAGTCGCACGTCCTCGACCCGGACACCGGGCTGCCCAAGAGCGACCCGAAGACCGGCGAGCCCAAGGTCGTCACCTTCTTCGCCAACCAGAAGGGCGAGCCGAAGAAGAACACCCTCGCCATGCTGGAGAACATCGCCGCGGCCAAGGAGCGCCCGCTGGCCCGGATCATCACGGGCCTCTCCATCCGCCATGTGGGCCCCGTCGCGGCGGAGGCGCTGGCCCGCGAGTTCCGCTCGCTGGACCGGATCGCCGAGGCGGACGAGGAGGAGCTGGCGGCCACCGAGGGCGTCGGGCCGACCATAGCCGCCTCGCTCAAACAGTGGTTCGCCGAGGACTGGCACCGCGAGATCGTGGAGAAGTGGCGGGCCGCCGGGGTGCGGATGGCGGAGGAATCCGGCCGGGACGAGGGCCCCCGTCCGCTGGAGGGACTCACCGTCGTCGTCACGGGCACGCTCTCCTCGCACACCAGAGATGGCGCGAAAGAGGCGTTGCAGATCCGCGGAGCGAAAGTCACCGGTTCCGTTTCCAAGAAGACGGCCTTCGTCGTGGTAGGTGACAACCCCGGCTCCAAACACGACAAGGCGGTCCAGCTCAAGGTTCCCGTGCTGGATGAGGAGGGGTTCGCCGTTCTGCTCGAACACGGTCCCGACGCGGCCCGTGACGTCGCACAGACATCCGCCGAGTAG
- a CDS encoding methionine synthase, whose protein sequence is MSEKSRFIWGTAAATGVGSMPGGDAREAAKTVTGSLEAFPHLPELPARGPGADMLGRTIGLLTELYAHVEPSGWRLSDRPGRDTRRARSWMGEDLDALEEFTQGFEGSLKVQAVGPWTLATGLELRGGEAVLSDAGACRDLAASLAEGLRGHLAEVRRRVPGAEVVLQLDEPSLTPVLSGRVRSASGYRTYNAVDRAVVEGALREVFAAAGGAPVIVHSCAPDVPFALLRRAGAAGISFDFSLLTERDEEPIGEAVEGGTALFAGVVPGTDTALSDPALSVMGVRTLWRRLGLSPGSLATSVAVTPSCGLAGASPAYARSALAHCARAARSLADNPE, encoded by the coding sequence GTGAGCGAGAAGAGCAGGTTCATCTGGGGTACGGCGGCCGCGACCGGGGTCGGGTCCATGCCGGGCGGCGACGCGCGCGAGGCGGCGAAGACGGTCACCGGATCGCTGGAGGCGTTCCCGCATCTGCCGGAGCTGCCCGCCCGCGGCCCGGGCGCCGACATGCTGGGCCGCACCATCGGGCTGCTGACCGAGCTGTACGCGCACGTCGAGCCCAGCGGCTGGCGGCTGAGCGACCGCCCGGGCCGCGACACCCGGCGCGCGCGCTCCTGGATGGGGGAGGACCTCGACGCGCTGGAGGAGTTCACCCAGGGGTTCGAGGGCTCGCTGAAGGTGCAGGCCGTCGGCCCGTGGACGCTCGCGACGGGACTGGAACTGCGCGGCGGCGAGGCGGTGCTGAGCGACGCCGGGGCCTGCCGCGACCTGGCCGCCTCGCTCGCCGAGGGGCTGCGCGGCCATCTCGCCGAGGTGCGGCGGCGGGTGCCCGGCGCCGAGGTGGTGCTCCAGCTGGACGAGCCGTCGCTGACCCCGGTGCTGAGCGGGCGGGTGCGGTCGGCCAGCGGCTACCGCACCTACAACGCCGTGGACCGGGCCGTCGTCGAGGGGGCGCTTCGCGAGGTGTTCGCGGCGGCCGGTGGCGCGCCGGTGATCGTGCACTCCTGTGCGCCGGACGTGCCCTTCGCGCTGCTGCGGCGGGCGGGGGCGGCAGGTATCTCGTTCGATTTCTCGCTGCTCACCGAGCGTGACGAGGAGCCGATCGGGGAAGCAGTGGAGGGAGGGACGGCGCTCTTCGCCGGAGTGGTGCCGGGCACCGACACCGCGTTGTCAGACCCTGCCCTTAGTGTCATGGGGGTCAGAACGCTGTGGCGCAGGCTGGGGCTGTCGCCGGGGAGTCTCGCCACGTCCGTGGCGGTCACCCCGTCGTGCGGTCTCGCCGGTGCCTCACCGGCCTACGCGCGTTCGGCGCTGGCGCACTGCGCCCGGGCGGCGAGGTCGCTCGCGGACAACCCAGAGTGA
- a CDS encoding SDR family oxidoreductase, whose protein sequence is MTAHLITGAGSGIGAAVARRLDERGDELWLLARDAGRARELERAFPGARMLVGDLAAPEKLSWALSHQEVPERLDSLVHSAGVVELGTVGELTPKAWNRQLAVNLVAPAELTRLLLPQLRLSRGHVVFVNSGSGLRANPDWAAYAASKHGLKALADSLRAEEHGNGVRVTSVYPGRTATPMQAKVHQHEGKTYEEGRWIAAESVATTVVTALTLPRDAEITDLSVRPGH, encoded by the coding sequence ATGACTGCACATCTGATCACAGGGGCCGGATCGGGCATCGGGGCCGCCGTGGCGCGGCGGCTGGACGAGCGCGGGGACGAGCTGTGGCTGCTGGCGCGGGACGCCGGGCGGGCCCGGGAGCTGGAACGGGCGTTCCCCGGGGCACGGATGCTCGTCGGTGACCTCGCGGCCCCGGAGAAGCTGTCCTGGGCGCTCAGCCACCAGGAGGTGCCGGAGCGGCTCGACTCGCTCGTCCACTCCGCCGGTGTGGTGGAGCTCGGCACCGTCGGCGAGCTGACCCCCAAGGCGTGGAACCGGCAGCTCGCCGTCAACCTCGTCGCGCCCGCCGAGCTGACCCGGCTGCTGCTGCCGCAGCTCCGGCTGTCCCGCGGCCATGTCGTCTTCGTCAACTCCGGTTCCGGGCTGCGCGCCAACCCGGACTGGGCCGCGTACGCGGCCAGCAAGCACGGGCTGAAGGCGCTCGCCGACTCCCTGCGCGCCGAGGAACACGGCAACGGCGTACGCGTCACCTCCGTCTACCCGGGCCGCACCGCCACGCCCATGCAGGCGAAGGTCCACCAGCACGAGGGCAAGACGTACGAGGAGGGGCGCTGGATCGCGGCGGAGTCGGTCGCCACCACCGTCGTCACGGCGCTCACTCTGCCCCGGGACGCGGAGATCACCGACCTGTCGGTGCGCCCCGGCCACTGA
- a CDS encoding DUF427 domain-containing protein gives MTPGHRITIEQGTEHVRVTHAGQVLAESRRPLLLRETGCPVRYYLPPEDVRTDLLTPSDTSTHCPFKGDASYWSRPEAPDLVWAYPDPKPEVARIKDHFCFYETEVVTDAPDEDRPTGPAA, from the coding sequence GTGACCCCAGGACACCGCATCACGATCGAACAGGGCACCGAGCACGTCCGCGTCACGCACGCCGGACAGGTGCTGGCCGAGAGCCGCCGCCCGCTGCTGCTCCGCGAGACCGGCTGCCCGGTCCGCTACTACCTCCCGCCGGAGGACGTCCGGACGGACCTCCTCACCCCGTCGGACACCAGCACCCACTGCCCGTTCAAGGGCGACGCCTCCTACTGGTCCCGCCCGGAAGCCCCGGACCTGGTGTGGGCCTACCCGGACCCCAAGCCCGAAGTGGCGCGGATCAAGGACCACTTCTGCTTCTACGAGACGGAGGTCGTCACCGACGCTCCGGACGAGGACCGGCCCACGGGGCCGGCGGCCTGA
- a CDS encoding ATP-binding protein, translating to MERPTPDDGRTAPPRRHGVARASQSGHTACERRPSLMPPHKEVPVNPESQLPLSARPVQAPQTPGAVPPLPYPVPTPFAGPWEYALRFPGDPRGPGVARATLRAVLTAHHLGELADRAELLTSELTTNAVRYSKGPAAVLLRWAAPILRVSVSDPCPEFPAPRVPVGPVAADAERGRGLLILDLLADAWGDCCAEEPALGSVGKSIWFELILGAGPPSPEAPALAA from the coding sequence ATGGAGAGACCCACACCCGACGACGGCCGTACAGCGCCGCCTCGACGCCATGGAGTGGCGCGCGCGTCGCAGTCCGGCCACACCGCGTGCGAGCGCAGGCCGTCACTCATGCCACCGCACAAGGAGGTGCCCGTGAACCCCGAATCTCAACTCCCCCTTTCAGCCCGCCCCGTCCAAGCACCGCAGACCCCGGGGGCCGTCCCCCCGCTCCCGTACCCGGTGCCCACTCCGTTCGCCGGCCCGTGGGAGTACGCCCTCCGCTTTCCCGGGGACCCGCGCGGTCCCGGAGTCGCGCGGGCGACGTTGCGGGCCGTGCTGACCGCGCACCACCTCGGTGAACTGGCCGACCGGGCCGAGCTGTTGACCTCCGAGCTGACGACCAATGCCGTCCGCTACTCCAAGGGCCCCGCCGCCGTGCTGCTGCGCTGGGCGGCGCCGATCCTCCGGGTCAGCGTCTCCGACCCGTGCCCGGAGTTCCCCGCGCCCCGGGTGCCCGTCGGGCCGGTGGCGGCGGACGCCGAGCGGGGGAGAGGGCTGCTGATCCTCGATCTGCTCGCCGACGCCTGGGGCGACTGCTGTGCGGAGGAGCCGGCCCTGGGCTCCGTCGGCAAGAGCATCTGGTTCGAGTTGATCCTCGGCGCCGGACCGCCGTCCCCGGAGGCACCCGCGCTAGCGGCCTGA